From Halomicrobium salinisoli, the proteins below share one genomic window:
- a CDS encoding ATP-dependent DNA helicase, which produces MNPARIFDEFPAESYRGNQKGALADIRDAFEAGNDVVLVRAPTGSGKSLLARAIAGCARTAGEAEPEQVVDAYYTTPQVSQLDDVAEDPLLEDLSVIRGKGNYDCILPGETDTPVTQAPCAREREFDCQVKHRCPYFSDRSIAANRRIAAMTLAYFMQTAGSDVFGMRDVVVIDEAHGLGDWAEMYATVEIGPDRFPLFDEVSPPDVDDLEDAAGYAERVSTTAERRVKELRGNAEIDPEEAAERDQLNELRRDLDWFVEDYRDPESVTTWVVDQPDGEGTPVTIKPMSPEKYLKHTVWDRGNRFALLSATILNKEAFCANVGLSPDRVALVEVGHTFPVENRPLYDVTRGKMTYEHRDETLPEIARALVRIMQRHPDEKGLVHCHSYAIQDQLEGLLADFGVSDRVRSHESADRDAQLAAWKRSDDPDVFLSVKMEEALDLEGDLCRWQLLCKAPYPNTRDSRVARRLEDDQWAWYYRAALRTVIQACGRVVRAPDDHGATYLGDSSLLDLFERARVDMPDWFADQVDRLSEPDLPQFDPGAALGGGSAGEGSSADADSSGSGSRRSRSGSRRRSGSGSSSGSSPMADVWDTE; this is translated from the coding sequence GTGAACCCCGCGCGCATCTTCGACGAGTTCCCCGCGGAGTCCTATCGGGGGAACCAGAAGGGGGCACTCGCCGACATCCGGGACGCCTTCGAGGCGGGCAACGACGTGGTGCTGGTGCGCGCGCCGACCGGGAGCGGGAAGTCGCTGCTGGCGCGGGCGATCGCCGGCTGCGCCCGGACCGCCGGCGAGGCGGAGCCGGAGCAGGTCGTCGACGCCTACTACACGACGCCGCAGGTCTCCCAGCTGGACGACGTCGCCGAGGATCCCCTGCTCGAGGACCTGAGCGTGATCCGCGGGAAGGGCAACTACGACTGCATCCTGCCCGGCGAGACGGACACGCCGGTCACGCAGGCGCCCTGCGCCCGCGAGCGGGAGTTCGACTGCCAGGTCAAGCACCGCTGCCCGTACTTCTCGGACCGCTCCATCGCGGCCAACCGCCGCATCGCCGCGATGACGCTGGCCTATTTCATGCAGACGGCGGGCTCGGACGTGTTCGGGATGCGCGACGTCGTCGTCATCGACGAGGCCCACGGGCTGGGCGACTGGGCCGAGATGTACGCCACCGTCGAGATCGGCCCCGACCGGTTCCCGCTGTTCGACGAGGTCTCCCCGCCCGACGTCGACGACCTGGAGGACGCCGCGGGCTACGCCGAGCGCGTCTCGACGACCGCCGAGCGCCGCGTGAAGGAGCTGCGTGGCAACGCCGAGATCGATCCCGAAGAGGCCGCCGAGCGCGACCAGTTGAACGAGCTCCGGCGGGACCTCGACTGGTTCGTCGAGGACTACCGCGACCCAGAGAGCGTGACGACGTGGGTCGTCGACCAGCCCGACGGCGAGGGGACGCCGGTGACGATCAAGCCGATGAGCCCCGAGAAGTACCTCAAGCACACCGTCTGGGACCGGGGCAACCGCTTCGCCCTGCTGTCGGCGACCATCCTCAACAAGGAGGCGTTCTGCGCCAACGTCGGCCTCTCGCCGGACCGGGTCGCCCTCGTCGAGGTCGGCCACACCTTCCCCGTCGAGAACCGGCCGCTGTACGACGTGACCCGCGGGAAGATGACCTACGAGCACCGCGACGAGACGCTGCCCGAGATCGCCCGCGCCCTCGTCCGGATCATGCAACGGCACCCCGACGAGAAGGGGCTGGTCCACTGCCACTCCTACGCGATCCAGGACCAGCTAGAGGGGCTGCTGGCCGACTTCGGCGTGAGCGACCGCGTCCGCAGCCACGAGTCCGCCGACCGCGACGCCCAGTTGGCCGCCTGGAAGCGCAGCGACGACCCCGACGTGTTCCTCTCGGTCAAGATGGAGGAGGCGCTGGACCTGGAGGGGGACCTCTGTCGCTGGCAACTGCTGTGCAAGGCGCCCTATCCGAACACCCGCGACTCCAGGGTCGCCCGCCGACTGGAGGACGACCAGTGGGCCTGGTACTACCGCGCCGCGCTGCGGACGGTGATCCAGGCCTGCGGCCGCGTCGTCCGCGCCCCGGACGACCACGGCGCGACCTACCTGGGCGACTCCTCGCTGCTGGACCTCTTCGAGCGCGCCCGGGTCGACATGCCCGACTGGTTCGCCGACCAGGTCGACCGGCTGAGCGAGCCCGACCTGCCGCAGTTCGACCCCGGTGCGGCGCTGGGCGGCGGCAGCGCGGGCGAGGGGAGCAGCGCGGACGCCGACTCGTCCGGGAGCGGGTCACGGCGCAGCCGATCCGGCTCGCGCCGCCGGTCGGGGTCGGGTTCGAGTAGCGGCTCCAGTCCCATGGCGGACGTCTGGGACACGGAATAG
- the pdxA gene encoding 4-hydroxythreonine-4-phosphate dehydrogenase PdxA, with protein MSDASDAPLVAVTMGDPAGIGPEVVVEGYREIVERARPVVIGDAAVLRAATEVCDLDLDVRSVGDPSEATRDPGVVDVLDLDNVDLATLERGVVDEAYGAASLAYVERAIELATDGAVDAITTAPINKQATKLAGSDYAGHTGMLADYTDTENYSMMLIEEPLRVTHVSTHVPLREACDLVTEEQVLDTIRVTDAALRDLGIDDPAVAVAGLNPHASDGGLLGDEDDDEIAPAVERAREAGIDAVGPESPDTVYVQAADGAYDCVVSMYHDQGHIPIKMLGFSGGTAVSGVNVTIGLPIVRTSVDHGTAFDIAGEGIASAASLVEAVDVAAEMAEAR; from the coding sequence ATGAGCGACGCATCCGACGCGCCTCTCGTCGCCGTCACGATGGGGGACCCCGCCGGGATCGGGCCGGAGGTCGTCGTCGAGGGATACCGCGAGATCGTCGAACGGGCCCGGCCGGTCGTGATCGGCGACGCGGCCGTCCTCCGGGCGGCGACGGAGGTCTGCGACCTCGACCTCGACGTCCGGTCCGTCGGGGACCCGTCCGAGGCGACGCGCGACCCGGGCGTCGTCGACGTGCTGGACCTGGACAACGTCGACCTCGCGACGCTGGAGCGCGGCGTCGTCGACGAGGCGTACGGGGCGGCGAGCCTGGCCTACGTCGAGCGGGCGATCGAACTCGCCACGGACGGCGCCGTCGACGCCATCACGACCGCGCCGATCAACAAGCAGGCCACGAAGCTCGCGGGCAGCGACTACGCCGGCCACACCGGGATGCTCGCGGACTACACCGACACGGAGAACTACTCGATGATGCTCATCGAGGAGCCGCTGCGGGTCACCCACGTCTCCACGCACGTCCCGCTCCGGGAGGCCTGCGACCTGGTCACCGAGGAGCAGGTGCTCGATACGATCCGCGTGACCGACGCGGCGCTGCGGGACCTTGGGATCGACGACCCGGCGGTGGCGGTGGCGGGGCTGAACCCCCACGCCAGCGACGGCGGGCTACTGGGCGACGAGGACGACGACGAGATCGCGCCGGCGGTCGAGCGGGCCAGGGAGGCGGGGATCGACGCCGTCGGCCCGGAGTCGCCCGACACCGTCTACGTGCAGGCGGCCGACGGCGCCTACGACTGCGTCGTCTCCATGTACCACGACCAGGGACACATCCCGATCAAGATGCTGGGCTTCTCCGGCGGCACGGCGGTCAGCGGCGTCAACGTCACTATCGGGCTGCCGATCGTCCGCACCAGCGTCGACCACGGCACCGCCTTCGACATCGCCGGCGAGGGAATCGCCTCGGCGGCGAGCCTGGTCGAGGCCGTCGACGTCGCGGCGGAGATGGCCGAGGCGCGGTAG
- a CDS encoding class I SAM-dependent methyltransferase, whose protein sequence is MTEPGSDGDADPDGEDDRLAIVVDEERAQRVIDRLEARGRYDSDRSVSEWDEGTVAIPVTEPPEVDCREVVRQVGEPRLRGLEDHLRERGWTDDEIALAPASWAVVGSVVLVAMGDAPRPAEVGEALLAVHGEADTVLARGPITGDHREPEVEVVAGEGDTETVHREHGTAYALDLAEVMFSPGNKAERARMGDQVENGERVLDMFAGIGYFTLPMARAGADVTAVERNPTAFRYLVENARLNEVSDRVHPYRADCRDVTEGFADEAPADRIVMGYYDATEPGEDGGYTYLDPALDALAEGGVVHVHEATPEDLVFERPVERIREAAARPPVEVLDTREVKGYSEGVAHVVVDARIE, encoded by the coding sequence ATGACTGAACCGGGAAGCGACGGAGACGCCGATCCGGACGGCGAGGACGACCGCCTCGCCATCGTCGTCGACGAGGAGCGCGCCCAGCGGGTCATCGACCGCCTGGAGGCCCGCGGCCGGTACGACTCCGACCGCAGCGTCAGCGAGTGGGACGAGGGCACCGTTGCGATCCCGGTCACCGAACCGCCCGAGGTCGACTGCCGCGAGGTGGTCCGGCAGGTCGGCGAACCCCGCCTCCGCGGGCTGGAGGACCACCTCCGGGAGCGCGGCTGGACCGACGACGAGATAGCGCTCGCGCCCGCCTCGTGGGCCGTCGTCGGCAGCGTCGTCCTCGTGGCGATGGGCGACGCTCCCCGCCCCGCGGAGGTCGGCGAGGCGCTGCTCGCGGTCCACGGCGAGGCCGACACCGTCCTCGCCCGCGGGCCGATCACGGGCGATCACCGCGAGCCCGAGGTCGAGGTCGTGGCCGGCGAGGGCGACACGGAGACGGTCCACCGCGAGCACGGCACCGCCTACGCGCTGGACCTCGCCGAGGTGATGTTCTCGCCGGGCAACAAGGCCGAGCGGGCGCGGATGGGCGACCAGGTCGAAAACGGCGAGCGCGTGCTGGACATGTTCGCCGGCATCGGCTACTTCACGCTCCCGATGGCCCGCGCCGGCGCCGACGTGACCGCCGTCGAGCGCAACCCGACGGCCTTCCGCTACCTCGTGGAGAACGCCCGCCTCAACGAGGTCAGCGACCGCGTCCACCCCTACCGCGCCGACTGCCGGGACGTCACGGAGGGGTTCGCCGACGAGGCCCCCGCCGACCGCATCGTCATGGGCTACTACGACGCCACGGAGCCCGGCGAGGACGGCGGCTACACCTACCTCGACCCCGCGCTGGACGCGCTGGCCGAGGGCGGCGTCGTCCACGTCCACGAGGCCACCCCGGAGGACCTGGTCTTCGAGCGCCCGGTCGAGCGGATCCGCGAGGCCGCTGCCCGCCCGCCCGTCGAGGTGCTCGACACGCGCGAGGTCAAGGGCTACAGCGAGGGCGTCGCCCACGTCGTCGTCGACGCCAGAATCGAGTGA
- a CDS encoding 60S ribosomal export protein NMD3, with protein sequence MSRSGEFCPRCGDEMPDQPIREDDLRDPDRVLCDDCYFDEFDLVDAPERIEVRVCAQCGAVHRGNRWVDVGAEDYTDVAVDEVAEALGVHVDAESVAWQVAPEQVDENTIRMHAEFSGVVRGTAVTEEVVVPVKIARQTCTRCGKIAGGSYAAVIQLRADERTPTSDEQSRAQEIAEDYVAEREATGDRDAFITEVNERPEGLDMKISTTKMGQGIARQITEELGGSFSDYETLVTEDEDGEEVYRVTYAVRLPRYRPGEVIDPEDGDGPILVRSVRGNLKGTRLASGEPFEASFEDGDAPDARRLGTREDARETTLVAIEDEHAVQVLDPETYESKTIPRPDYLDPDAGQVPVLKSRAGLHVLPEESADTAGADDD encoded by the coding sequence ATGAGTCGATCCGGGGAGTTCTGCCCGCGCTGCGGGGACGAGATGCCCGACCAGCCGATTCGCGAGGACGACCTGCGGGACCCGGACCGTGTGCTGTGTGACGACTGCTACTTCGACGAGTTCGACCTCGTGGACGCGCCGGAGCGCATCGAGGTGCGGGTCTGCGCGCAATGTGGCGCCGTCCACCGGGGCAACCGGTGGGTCGACGTCGGCGCGGAGGACTACACCGACGTCGCCGTCGACGAGGTGGCCGAGGCGCTGGGCGTCCACGTCGACGCCGAGTCGGTGGCCTGGCAGGTCGCGCCGGAGCAGGTCGACGAGAACACCATCCGCATGCACGCGGAGTTCTCCGGCGTTGTCCGCGGGACGGCGGTCACCGAGGAGGTCGTCGTGCCGGTCAAGATCGCCCGCCAGACCTGCACCCGCTGCGGCAAGATCGCCGGCGGGTCCTACGCCGCCGTGATCCAGCTGCGGGCCGACGAGCGCACGCCCACCAGCGACGAGCAGTCCCGCGCCCAGGAGATCGCCGAGGACTACGTCGCCGAGCGCGAGGCCACGGGCGACCGCGACGCCTTCATCACCGAGGTGAACGAGCGCCCGGAGGGCCTGGACATGAAGATCTCGACGACCAAGATGGGCCAGGGGATCGCCCGCCAGATCACCGAGGAGCTGGGCGGGAGCTTCTCCGACTACGAGACGCTCGTGACCGAGGACGAGGACGGCGAGGAGGTCTACCGCGTCACCTACGCCGTCCGCCTGCCGCGGTACCGCCCCGGCGAGGTGATCGACCCCGAGGACGGCGACGGGCCGATCCTCGTGCGCTCGGTCCGGGGCAACCTCAAGGGGACGCGCCTGGCTTCGGGCGAACCGTTCGAGGCGTCCTTCGAGGACGGCGACGCCCCGGACGCGCGCCGCCTGGGCACCCGCGAGGACGCCCGGGAGACGACGCTGGTGGCCATCGAGGACGAGCACGCCGTCCAGGTGCTCGACCCCGAAACCTACGAGTCCAAGACGATTCCGCGGCCGGACTACCTCGACCCCGACGCCGGTCAGGTGCCCGTGCTGAAGTCGCGGGCCGGGCTGCACGTACTGCCCGAGGAGAGTGCGGATACCGCCGGAGCCGACGATGACTGA
- a CDS encoding TspO/MBR family protein produces MEHAVDRGGFDGRDALWALLSVVGVNAVGAAPALLAGPDTAWFAALEKPSIYPPGWAFGVVWTLLFTLMGLALYLVARRGLSAPGVRTAVALFVVQMAVNVTWTPAFFGVQNLLAGLAVIVVLDVLVAATILAFDRVDRRAALLLVPYLAWVLFATALNYRFFALNG; encoded by the coding sequence ATGGAACACGCGGTCGACCGCGGCGGCTTCGACGGCCGCGACGCGCTGTGGGCGCTGCTGTCGGTCGTCGGGGTCAACGCCGTCGGCGCCGCGCCGGCGCTGCTCGCCGGTCCCGACACCGCCTGGTTCGCTGCGCTGGAGAAGCCCTCCATCTACCCCCCGGGCTGGGCGTTCGGCGTCGTCTGGACGCTCCTGTTCACGCTGATGGGGCTCGCGCTGTACCTCGTCGCCCGCCGCGGGCTGTCGGCGCCGGGCGTCCGGACGGCCGTCGCCCTGTTCGTCGTCCAGATGGCGGTCAACGTCACCTGGACGCCGGCCTTCTTCGGCGTGCAGAACCTGCTGGCCGGGCTGGCCGTCATCGTCGTCCTCGACGTCCTCGTCGCGGCGACGATCCTCGCCTTCGACCGCGTCGACCGCCGGGCGGCGCTGCTGCTCGTGCCGTACCTCGCCTGGGTGCTGTTCGCGACGGCGCTGAACTACCGGTTCTTCGCGCTGAACGGGTGA
- a CDS encoding NAD-dependent epimerase/dehydratase family protein, with translation MTVLVTGAFGGSGRWIVDRLASEGREVVAVDQRRGRSDHGNVVARQVDLTDRGDVFDLCLEFEPDDVVHWGAIPDPTGHAGGHVFENNVMGAYNVFDAAGRVGADVVWASSESAYGFPFAAETPLPDYLPVDEDHPLRPEDSYGASKVAGEDAAEMVVRRDGISVASIRPSWIQYPGRYQCKAGDPMDGGDGNFWSYVDVRDIVDSVVAAMDADFDGHEPFLIAAADNYVGRPTADLVEDFFGELPERVDLTGDESAMSSAKAQAQLDWEPTRSWREAAEEDVEGPAVYAE, from the coding sequence ATGACCGTACTCGTCACCGGCGCCTTCGGCGGTTCCGGGCGATGGATCGTGGATCGACTCGCCAGCGAGGGCCGCGAGGTCGTCGCCGTCGACCAGCGCCGCGGCCGCAGCGACCACGGCAACGTCGTCGCGCGCCAGGTCGACCTGACCGACCGCGGCGACGTGTTCGACCTCTGCCTGGAGTTCGAACCCGACGACGTCGTCCACTGGGGCGCCATCCCCGACCCGACGGGCCACGCCGGCGGGCACGTCTTCGAGAACAACGTCATGGGCGCGTACAACGTCTTCGACGCGGCGGGCCGCGTCGGCGCGGACGTCGTCTGGGCCTCCTCGGAGAGCGCCTACGGCTTCCCCTTCGCCGCGGAGACGCCGCTGCCCGACTACCTCCCCGTCGACGAGGACCATCCGCTCCGTCCGGAGGACTCCTACGGGGCCTCCAAGGTGGCCGGCGAGGACGCCGCCGAGATGGTCGTCCGCCGGGACGGGATCAGCGTGGCCTCCATCCGCCCCTCGTGGATCCAGTACCCCGGCCGCTACCAGTGCAAGGCCGGTGACCCGATGGACGGCGGCGACGGCAACTTCTGGAGCTACGTCGACGTCAGGGACATCGTCGACAGCGTCGTCGCCGCGATGGACGCCGACTTCGACGGCCACGAGCCCTTCCTGATCGCCGCGGCGGACAACTACGTCGGCCGCCCCACCGCCGACCTCGTCGAGGACTTCTTCGGCGAGTTGCCCGAGCGGGTCGACCTGACCGGCGACGAATCCGCTATGTCCAGCGCGAAGGCCCAGGCGCAGCTCGACTGGGAACCCACCCGCTCGTGGCGCGAGGCCGCCGAGGAGGACGTCGAGGGGCCGGCCGTCTACGCGGAGTAG